The genomic region TCTTTAAGGCAATAGCAGGCAAGGGTTTAAAACCATGGCACTCAAGAAGTTCAATCCAATCACGCCTGGCACACGCCAGCTGGTGATTGTCGATCGTTCGGAGTTGTGGAAGGGCAAGCCGGTCAAGACCTTGACCGAAGGCCTTTCAGCTTCCGGCGGCCGCAACAACTATGGCCGGGTGACCTCGCATCATCGCGGCGGCGGCCACAAGCGCAGCTACCGCAAGATCGATTTCAAGCGCCGCAAGTGGGATGTGGAAGCAACCGTCGAGCGCCTCGAATACGATCCCAACCGCACCGCCTTCATCGCGCTGATCAAGTATGACGATGGCGAATTGAGCTATATCCTGGCACCCCAGCGCATTGCCGCCGGCGACAAGGTGGTGGCTTCGGCTTCCGCTGACGTCAAGCCCGGCAACGCCATGCCGCTGAAAGCCATTCCGGTCGGTTCCATCATTCATGCCATCGAGCTGAAGCCGGAAAAAGGCGCCCAGGTTGCCCGCTCCGCAGGCGCATACGCCCAGCTCGTCGGCCGCGACGGTGCCTATTCGATCATCCGTCTTAATTCCGGCGAGCAGCGCCTGGTGCACAGCAATTGCATGGCCACCATCGGCGCGGTTTCCAATCCGGACAACTCCAACACCAACAAGGGCAAGGCAGGCCGCAACCGCTGGCTCGGCCGCCGTCCCAATGTCCGCGGCGTTGCCATGAACCCGGTCGATCACCCCCATGGCGGTGGTGAAGGCCGCACGTCGGGTGGCCGTCATCCGGTTACGCCGTGGGGCAAGCCAACCAAGGGCAAGAAAACCCGGACGAACAAAACGTCCAGCAAGTTCATCATGCGCTCGCGCCATCAGCGCAAGAAGTAAGAGGTCGATAAAGTGACACGTTCAGTCTGGAAAGGCCCGTTTGTGGACGGCTATCTGCTCAAGAAAGCAGACAAGGTCCGTGAAGGCGGCCGCAATGAAGTCATCAAGACCTGGAGCCGCCGCTCCACCATTCTGCCGCAGTTCGTGGGGCTGACCTTTGGCGTCTACAACGGCCAAAAGCACATCCCCGTCAATGTGAGCGAAGACATGGTCGGTCACAAGCTGGGCGAATTCTCCCCGTCGCGGACCTATTACGGTCACGGCGCGGACAAGAAAGCTAAGAGGAAGTAACCATGGGCAAGCCGAAGCGCGAACGGGCGCTGAAAGACAACGAGGCCCGGGCTGTCGCCCGCACCATCCGCGTCAGCCCGCAGAAACTCAATCTGGTTGCGGCCATGATCCGCGGCAAGAAGGTCGAAGCGGCACTCGCCGACCTGACCTTCTCGCGCAAGCGTATCGCGGAGACGGTCAAGAAGACCCTGCAGTCCGCAATCGCCAATGCCGAGAACAACCATGACCTCGACGTCGACAATCTGGTTGTCGCCGAGGCCTATGTCGGCAAGTCGATCGTGCTGAAGCGTTTTCACGTGCGTGGCCGCGGCCGTGCCAGCCGCATCCTTCGCCCGTTCTCAAACCTGACCATCGTGGTCCGCGAAGTAGAAGAAGAGGAGGCCGCATAATGGGTCAGAAGACGAACCCCGTTGGCCTGCGCCTCGGCATCAACCGTACCTGGGATTCCCGCTGGTATGCTGAATCCGCCGAATACGGCAAGCTGCTGCATGAAGACCTGAAGATCCGCAAGTTCCTGGAAAAGGAACTGCAGGCTGCTTCGGTCTCCAAGATTGTCATCGAGCGCCCGCACAAGAAGTGCCGCGTGACAATCCATGCTGCCCGCCCCGGCATCATCATCGGCAAAAAGGGTGCCGATATCGAGAAACTGCGCAAGCGGGTCGGTGAACTCACCGATTCGGAGGTGCACATCAACATCCTGGAAGTGCGCAAGCCGGAAATCGATGCGACCATCATCGCCCAGTCGATCGCCCAGCAGCTTGAGCGGCGCATCGCCTTCCGCCGTGCCATGAAGCGCGCCGTGCAGTCTGCCATGCGCCTTGGCGCCCAAGGCATCCGCATCAACTGTTCGGGCCGTCTTGGCGGCGCCGAGATCGCCCGTATGGAATGGTATCGCGAGGGGCGCGTGCCACTGCACACCCTGCGCGCCGACATCGATTACGGCACTGCCGAAGCATCGACCGCCTACGGTATCTGCGGCGTCAAGGTCTGGGTCTTCAAGGGGGAAATCCTCGAGCATGACCCGATGGCCTCCGAGCGCCGCGCCACCGAGGGCGCAGAACAGGGCGGCAACCGCCGCCAGAACGCATAACCGGAGCGGCAAGGCAACCGAACGCCACAACCGACTGGATTGGGAATAAGACGAGATGTTACAGCCAAAGCGCACCAAATTCCGCAAGCAGCACAAGGGCCGGCTGCACGGGAACGCCAAGGGCGGCACCGATCTGAACTTCGGCGCCTACGGCCTGAAGGCCCAGGAACCCGAGCGCGTTACCGCCCGCCAGATCGAGGCTGCCCGCCGTGCGATCACCCGTCACATGAAGCGTGCCGGGCGTGTGTGGATCCGCATTTTCCCGGACCTTCCGGTAACCTCCAAACCTACCGAAGTCCGCATGGGCAAGGGCAAGGATCGGTCGAT from Salaquimonas pukyongi harbors:
- the rplB gene encoding 50S ribosomal protein L2, with translation MALKKFNPITPGTRQLVIVDRSELWKGKPVKTLTEGLSASGGRNNYGRVTSHHRGGGHKRSYRKIDFKRRKWDVEATVERLEYDPNRTAFIALIKYDDGELSYILAPQRIAAGDKVVASASADVKPGNAMPLKAIPVGSIIHAIELKPEKGAQVARSAGAYAQLVGRDGAYSIIRLNSGEQRLVHSNCMATIGAVSNPDNSNTNKGKAGRNRWLGRRPNVRGVAMNPVDHPHGGGEGRTSGGRHPVTPWGKPTKGKKTRTNKTSSKFIMRSRHQRKK
- the rpsS gene encoding 30S ribosomal protein S19: MTRSVWKGPFVDGYLLKKADKVREGGRNEVIKTWSRRSTILPQFVGLTFGVYNGQKHIPVNVSEDMVGHKLGEFSPSRTYYGHGADKKAKRK
- the rplV gene encoding 50S ribosomal protein L22, whose protein sequence is MGKPKRERALKDNEARAVARTIRVSPQKLNLVAAMIRGKKVEAALADLTFSRKRIAETVKKTLQSAIANAENNHDLDVDNLVVAEAYVGKSIVLKRFHVRGRGRASRILRPFSNLTIVVREVEEEEAA
- the rpsC gene encoding 30S ribosomal protein S3, whose protein sequence is MGQKTNPVGLRLGINRTWDSRWYAESAEYGKLLHEDLKIRKFLEKELQAASVSKIVIERPHKKCRVTIHAARPGIIIGKKGADIEKLRKRVGELTDSEVHINILEVRKPEIDATIIAQSIAQQLERRIAFRRAMKRAVQSAMRLGAQGIRINCSGRLGGAEIARMEWYREGRVPLHTLRADIDYGTAEASTAYGICGVKVWVFKGEILEHDPMASERRATEGAEQGGNRRQNA